One window of the Triticum dicoccoides isolate Atlit2015 ecotype Zavitan chromosome 3B, WEW_v2.0, whole genome shotgun sequence genome contains the following:
- the LOC119274307 gene encoding PR5-like receptor kinase, translating into MAATATSVTLLLFLLPLPVVSTTTAVTFNITNRCSYTVWPAALLLEGNKLLEGGGGGMRLDPGKTWTLNMADDTSSGRIWARTGCSFDSKGNGSCQTGDCGGLLACKTSGELPLTTADFELNQHGSNTFFDISLHDGFNVPMEFLPMPVKGQGLGCSKGPRCVADITSQCPSKLKAPGGCRSPCRVFNDESMHCCLGPRCKPTKYSTFFVRMCPQALSFSNHAPKETDFSCPTGVNYQVVFCPPINLASSPAPSPPNSTAIGPSSTGPSSKKVDTVVSIAIAGSVVSFILTTTFILFVVHRRLTRRRHEMEEEEAEFGKLQGTPMRFTFQQLDVATEQFKDKLGEGGFGSVYKGRLGEERIAVKRLDQAGQGKSEFLAEVQTIGSIHHINLVRLFGFCAEKSHRLLVYEYMPKGSLDKWIYCRHDNTAPPLQWRVRCRIITNIAKGLSYLHEDCMKRIAHLDVKPQNILIDHDFNAKISDFGLCKLIDRDMSQVVTRMRGTPGYLAPEWLTSHITEKADVYSFGVVVMEIISGRKNLDTSRSEESIHLITLLAEKVKNGHLVDLIDKNSNDMQAHEKDVIQMMKLAMWCLQIDCKRRPKMSEVVMVLEGTMDAESKIDLNFVVTNQANFGIAANVTSSAPPVASHLSGPR; encoded by the coding sequence ATGGCAGCCACGGCTACCTCTGTaactctcctcctcttcctcctccccctgcCAGTCGTAAGCACTACCACCGCCGTCACGTTCAACATCACCAACCGATGTTCCTACACCGTGTGGCCGGCGGCTCTGCTACTGGAGGGTAACAAATTGctagagggcggcggcggcggcatgcggCTGGACCCAGGGAAGACATGGACCCTCAACATGGCTGATGACACCAGTAGCGGGCGCATCTGGGCACGAACAGGCTGCTCGTTCGACAGCAAAGGCAACGGGTCGTGCCAGACAGGTGACTGCGGCGGCCTGCTCGCCTGCAAGACCAGTGGTGAGCTGCCACTCACAACTGCTGATTTTGAGCTCAACCAGCATGGCAGTAACACTTTCTTCGATATCTCACTCCACGACGGCTTCAACGTACCCATGGAGTTCCTGCCAATGCCGGTCAAGGGGCAAGGACTAGGGTGCAGCAAGGGGCCGCGTTGCGTGGCCGACATCACGTCGCAGTGTCCGAGCAAGCTCAAGGCGCCGGGAGGCTGCAGAAGCCCATGTCGAGTGTTCAACGATGAGTCCATGCACTGCTGCCTCGGGCCCCGCTGTAAACCCACCAAATACTCGACCTTCTTTGTGCGGATGTGCCCGCAGGCATTAAGCTTCTCCAACCATGCTCCCAAAGAAACCGACTTCAGTTGCCCGACAGGAGTCAACTACCAGGTAGTCTTCTGCCCACCTATCAATCTAGCATCTTCGCCGGCTCCAAGTCCTCCTAATTCAACTGCTATTGGGCCATCAAGCACAGGACCCTCATCCAAAAAAGTAGACACAGTTGTTTCAATTGCAATTGCAGGGTCTGTAGTCAGTTTCATTTTAACTACCACATTCATCCTTTTCGTCGTACATCGAAGACTAACACGACGACGCCATGAGATGGAGGAAGAGGAGGCAGAGTTCGGTAAGCTGCAAGGAACACCGATGAGGTTCACGTTTCAACAGTTAGATGTGGCAACCGAGCAATTCAAAGACAAGCTTGGGGAAGGTGGATTTGGTTCTGTTTACAAGGGACGGCTAGGTGAGGAAAGGATTGCGGTAAAACGTTTGGATCAAGCTGGACAAGGAAAGAGCGAATTCTTGGCAGAGGTTCAGACAATCGGCAGCATTCATCATATCAACCTGGTGAGGCTGTTTGGTTTCTGTGCTGAGAAATCCCATAGGCTCTTGGTTTATGAGTATATGCCAAAAGGATCATTGGACAAGTGGATCTACTGTCGACATGACAATACTGCTCCACCATTACAATGGAGGGTGCGATGCAGGATTATTACTAACATAGCTAAGGGTCTCTCTTATCTTCATGAGGACTGCATGAAGAGAATTGCTCATTTGGATGTCAAACCACAAAATATCCTAATAGATCACGACTTCAATGCTAAAATTTCTGATTTTGGTCTGTGTAAGCTCATTGATAGGGATATGAGCCAAGTGGTTACTAGAATGAGAGGCACACCTGGATATTTAGCCCCTGAATGGTTGACATCACATATCACGGAGAAGGCCGATGTCTATAGTTTCGGCGTGGTGGTCATGGAAATCATCAGTGGAAGAAAGAACCTTGACACTTCCCGTTCCGAAGAGAGCATCCATCTTATTACCCTACTGGCAGAAAAGGTGAAGAACGGTCACTTGGTAGATTTGATTGACAAGAACAGTAATGACATGCAAGCACACGAGAAGGATGTAATTCAGATGATGAAGCTAGCAATGTGGTGTTTGCAGATCGATTGCAAAAGAAGGCCTAAAATGTCCGAGGTAGTGATGGTCTTGGAAGGTACCATGGATGCGGAGagcaaaatagatcttaactttgtTGTAACAAACCAAGCGAATTTTGGCATTGCTGCAAATGTGACCTCTTCGGCTCCACCTGTAGCCTCACATCTATCAGGCCCGAGGTGA